The following nucleotide sequence is from Salvia miltiorrhiza cultivar Shanhuang (shh) chromosome 7, IMPLAD_Smil_shh, whole genome shotgun sequence.
AAAAGATCAGGTCTTCCTTTCCTGATTGCAATAATGGGAGTCGAATAATTGTAACAACTAGGCTGTCAAACTTCACTTCGCAGTTGGGTGAGTCTTATGGTGTTGGTATGAAATTTCTAGATGAGGGTAATAGTTGGGATTTGTTCACCAAGACTGTGTTTGGGGGAGAAAGTTTTCCTCATGAGTTGGAGGATATTGGAAAGAATATTGTAGCAAATTGTAAAGGTCTTCCTTTATCAATTGCTACAATTGGAGGTCTTTTGGCAAAATCTGAGCGCACTAGAGAATATTGGGTGCATATAGagcaaaatttaaattcaattgtCATTACGAATAATGATGAATTTTGCTTGAAAATATTGCGAATGAGCTATACCTATCTGCCCAACTATTTGAAGCCATGTTTTTTGTATCTGGGAGTTTTTGAGGAAGATCGTAGAATTCGTGTCTCAATGCTGGAGAAGCTATGGGTTTCTGAAGGATTTTTAAAACCCATGAGTGGAAAATGTTTGGAAACAATAGCAGAAGAGTACTTGAAGGAGTTGGTAGATAGAAATCTGATAATAGTTGATGAGTTGGGATTTAGGGGGAATGTGAAGTTTTGTAAGATTCATGATTTGTTGAGGGACGTGTGCTTGAAAGAAGTTAAAAAGGAGAGATTTTATCATATCATAGAAAAGTCTCCTGTAGTCATATATAACCAACGTCGTGGggttgtttttaaaaaaaatgctggAAGTTGGGTAATAAGTGAAGTCTCGAGATCTTTGTCACATGCTCGTTCTATAATATGTGATGACGAGGGGAAAAACTTTGAAAGGCCTCACAATTTTAGATTGTTGAGAACATTCAAAGCATATGATAGAGATACTTTAAATCGATATGGAGATGATGGTGATCATTTCCTAGGCGATGTTTTTCAATTGGTGAACGCACGGCACCTTGCTGTTAGACTTTATTGGGAGTCCGAATTCCCGTCTTCGATCAATTTGCTTTGGAATCTATATACGTTAATAGTTGCTTTTGCTTTGGTTCCATTGGCATTGCATCCGCATAATCTTATTGCACCGATTGAGATTTGGAAATTGCATCAACTTAGGCATCTCGAGTGTATGGGAACAGGATTGATTCTACCAGATCCTCCGAGTGAGATGGTTATCATGGAGAATCTACAGACGCTCAAGGGAGTAaggaatttttatttgaatgaggAGGTGGTTAAAAGAATTCCCAATCTCAAGAAATTGCATCTAATTTACCATGTGGAAGATGTGGAGGGCTTGAGTGAATTGAAAGAAATGGAGAGAGCAAACTGTTTGAGGTATCTTGAGTATCTGAGTAAATTGGAAAACTTGTACTGCAGAATCGGTTATAGAAGTGATGGTAAGTATTTGCAGAGGATTAGTTTCCCACACTCCCTCAAGAAGTTGAACTTATCTCTCAATTATGATACGGAGTTGGAAGAGATATTGGAAAAGTTAGGGTGGTTGCCCCTTCTTCACAAGTTAGTATTACATCGTGGTACCTTCAAAACAGGCAAGTGGGACACTATTGAGGGCCAATTCCAGAGCCTCAAGCTACTACAGTTGGGCTGGTGTTACAGTCTAAAAAAATGGACGATGGCAAAGAGCTTCCACTTTCCAGTTCTCCAGGAGCTTCGTCTTCGAGATATGATAGGATTGGAGGAGATCCCTTCAGAAGTTGGATACATACCAACGCTGAAATCAATTACTTTGGAATATTGCAGTGAATTAGTGGTAGAGTCAGCTAAAAAGATAGCAGAAGAACAAGAGGATTTCCAAGGAAACCAACTAGACCTTCATGTTCGAGTTGTGGTTTCAAAACGACGACACAAAAGACTGCGGAGCTTGGCAAGTCCCAACTTTGAAGTTACAGTGAGAGGTTAATTATTAGAATCATCCAAGATTGTTAGTTACAAGTTCAGACTTTTTGGTTTGTAAGCTTGTAAAAATTTGAGCTTTTGTTGCTTATTACTGTAAGCTCCACTTACAAGTTCAGACTTTTTAGTTTGTAAgcttaaataactaaaacttTCTTAGATCATCCattgttgttgctgctgctcaTTTCTGACCACAAACAATGACACATTCGGAAACGTAAATGCTTTATCAAATGATGTTTTCTAATTCTTGTTTCTTTACTGTGAGTAATATATATACACTCACTTTGTTCCACTAAGTATGACTTCCTATTTTTAGGCACAATTACTAAGATAAAGAGTGATTAAAGTATAAAACTGATGGATAATAGTGGAGCCCACAacttttttgtaaaaaaaagtaGTTTTCGGTTTTGGAATGTGCCATTATTAGAGTGATGCTAAATAGCCATATTGTGGCCATCCACAATTCActtaaattgaaagaaaaaaaaattatttaacttattttttaaaataaaaataagatttagttattttattttattttaacttataaattttttgtaattttttatttttattaaaaaataaattaaaaataaaatttgcaaaaaaatttatagaaaaataactagaatgtagagaatacaataaaataactaaatcttatttttattttaaaaaataaattaaataaatttaaattttccctattaaactaaattgtgggtggccacaatgtggctacaTAGTTTtatgggttaaggtgcagataggcacCTGTAGTAtaggcccttatagcgtattgtgtgtgcaaataggcccTTATAGTCCGAAAAATCATACATTTAAACCcttctgacctaacgccgtccAACTCCGTTAgtcaaacttttttttctttttttaaaattcaaatccctttgaacatttttttaaaaacttaaaaaatggccacgattaccattttaccctttgaACATTACCCCTTTAAAAATTCGCGCATTTCACAAccagttgaattcacaaccaggattttttggttgtaaattcacaatcagtcgaattcacaaccagaattttttggttgtaaatttacaaccaatcgaatttacaaccaaaatttaattcacaacaagatttttttgttgtgaattcacacaaccagtcgaattcacaaccataatttcattcacaactagaattgtttgattgtgaattcacaaccagaattgattttggttgtgaatttgagtttttaaagtttaaattcacaactaaaattagaatttattttgattgtgaattcgagttttagttgtgaattcatagatttggttgtgaattcatcgagctggttgtgaatttaaagaTATGAATGCGAATTCATGAACAAAATTTATAGATCTGGTAAAGTCAACAACCAGATTTATTTTagtttcttcattcttcatatCACAATAAAATTCGAGTTCTCGATGAAGTTTGGCGATGAGatctttttcttcttgtttgAATTCCCATCTTTTCACACCAGGTTTCAGAACCTCAGGTAATTTATCCGACGAAACCCTAATCTTCATCGGTGTCAAGAAATTGAACAACACCACAACCTCCTCTTCTTCCACCTCTTAATCCTCCACCAGCTCCAAAACCTCCACCAACACAGAGAGAAACTAGAAAATTAGAAAGAAACGCAGAGAGAGATCTgtcgagagagagaaagatttgTCGAATTGAGAGAGACATCTTCCTGAATCTGGATGGCCGGCGAATCTGGATTCTCTTCGCCGGACATAACAGATGAAACTTGAGGAGATCGACTTGTCTCCTGCAAAACTGTGTGACGCTGCTACTGTGCGTCGCGGTGTGGCTATGCGACCCTGTCGCTGTCGTTCAGCCACGGACGGAGAGAGATAAGGGTAGGGGTGAGGGCGACTGGATTTGGGGGAGCTAAGGCTCAGGTGCCGAAGCTCGAGCAAAGAGGGAAAATTGTTGAGGGCGGCGGTTGAAGCAGGAGCtgttgtagtgacccgctctttttattatatttaaatccagtaatgcgaTAATTAGTTATCGTTGCATCTCCCAGTAAATGAAACCCAGTTATTATCTGTGATATAAATtgagcttatgatcctgaattatATATTATTGGAGGCCGAGTTATTGGTTTATCAGTATGCTTTTAATTTCGCGTGAGTAAGACCGCGACGTGAATTATTGAGGCTATCAATAATTATTGTTTCAAgcaataactgacttagcgaagtcatgtctTTTATTAATCGAGATCGAGTTTTATCTATTCACATTGttactcaagtcgtggattatttctgacttatgaagttaattaaatctgcggatttaatttagaacaacaaacgaattaaatctactgATTTAATTTAGTCTTCGGCAAGATGAAGAATCAAATGGCGAGCAGATATAGAATACGATGTTTAGAATTTGAAaccagtattttattttacaacCGGGGGTTCAACTCGGCTATTTCCTATCTCCACAAGAGGATACTCCGACTtacaaagaaagaaaagagaaagaaaagtcAAAAAGGGGGAGGGAAATGTGTGCTGCAGTGAGAACAAACTCTGCACTCCCTCTTCCCCTGCAGAAGAAGCCGACCACCATCTCTGCACCCCATCTTTTCAACCCTCGACAAAGAGGACTTTCAGCCACCCTATCTCTGCTCATCTTActagcatactcaagtatgcAGCAACCAATTTCCTCTTTTAGTATCAACTCCCACCAGCAAAACAATACTCACTAACATCTCATTTTTTCACCCAAAAGTATCGAAGAGACCGCCCAGCTTGTGTCTGCCAAAGTCTCAAGGTAAAACCTGCTGTAATGCTCCATCTTCTTCCATTTATCTACCTGAAATTATTGAGACAACAACATCAATTTCTTTCATTTCCAGTTCATTCAACACACCATAACCGAAAAGCAAGAGAATCACTCATTCACTCCTTGCCAGAAACTTTAAGGTAAAAGTTAGCtttgattcatcatctcctACCAATTGCAACTTACATTTATTGAAAGGAACAAGTTCGATCTTTTCAGTACAGTTATTCCAGTTCCTCTAATACCTCAACAGCAACCAATCAATTTGAACATATTCAAGGTGTTTCACTATCCCAAGTATTCAATCCAGTTCGCATTCATTTCAAAGCATGACTAGTCTCGATTGATAAATGACCATAAGCATGTtaaacttagcaaagttacatGTTCTCTAAGGGATAACATCAGTAGACTTAAGGACTAATAGAAAATAGAGGGAGACGAGAACACAGCTTTTAGAGAGGGCGGGGCTGCTACCCTGTTCGTTCAGACCGACATACGTCCAGTGGGCGGCAACTCGCGGGGACAGAAGCATCGTcggcgtcgagcggtgaaaggcagacgactcccgacTTCACGACGaccctcgccgattctggaccaGCAGCAACGTGGCTGAACCGAGAAGGGACGACGCCGGGGTTAGACACGGAGACAGCCGACGCCGGACGGAGCTGGCGGAAGCTGAACGGCCGGGGAAGGAAAGGCCGATCGGATTTTGGGGGGAAAAACCCGGTTTGAAACTTCAggggagaattagggctttGCTTCCCCTTCGTGGTAGAGACGAGGAGTGAGGCAGGCACGACCGGCGCCGACTGATTTGCCAGATTccggagccgcggcggcggactCCTCGGCTGAGGGCGGTGCGAGAAAGAGAGAAGTAAGGAGGCATACCGGTGCCAAGGTCCGGAGCAGCGGCCGCTCGATGGAGGCAGCAGACGCCGACCGGAGCAGGAGGCGGCGAGATTTCCGGACGGAAGTGGCCGAGCGGTCCTCGGCGAGAAAAGAAGAAACCGAGCATCTggcttgagagagagagagagagaatcgttTGAGAGGGGAGGAGGAAGCTTGGGCTTCCTCTTTTATTTGGATTGGGCTCCTTTTCCTTATTTTTCCTTTGGTCCGAAAGTTGGGCCTTCTTTTTATGTGGGCTGCAGATTTTAAGTGTTTTGGGCTTGggctatttcttttaatttgggCGATTTTTTTATTGAGTAGAATGGGCTGGatgattatttcagttgggcttttCATTATTCCTTTCATGCCCACTTTCATTTAattaagggtgattctattcataacccTCATTTTACTCTTTACAGCCCctctttaaaatattaataataatcaattaaaaatttattattttacccaACGTTGTATAGCCtccaaattatattaaattttaaatttaacaaTAGCCTCCCCCGGTGTCATTAACAAAGACACACTGCTAACACACAAAACTCCATCAACTTCAGCTTTcatgagtgagagagagagagagacatagACACAGAGAGATTGATGCTTACCGGTGTGCCCAAGAGAcccacgagagagagagagagacagacaGACAAATAGACATAAAACTCGACTAGATCAACGAGCCCAAGAGACCCACGGACAAGCCCTTCCATCTCCCACTTCAGGACGTGTACAAGATTGGCGGTATTGGTACTATGCCTGTGGGCCGTGTGGAGACTGATGTACAACGAATTATCTCTATTCTGATACAACAACTCAAGCCCTTTACTCCCTACAAAGCAACTGAATTACTTCGCATGCAAATAAGAAAATTGGTttaagaagaaagaagaaaactTTGACTTAGAGATGATTGATTTAAAATCCACAAAAATCAAACTATgcttcaaaaaaacaaaaaatcccCAGCTACCCTTATTCAGCCCGtacatgaatttgaaaattacaGAGATGCATCCAAAATTAATTCAAGAAAATGCTGAGACGAAAAGATTAACCCATAAAGAACGATTAATGCATGTGAATTCTGCATCAGAAAGGTGAGATATGCGAATCAACAAATACTAAAAACAACATTCAGGAACAAAAATAGTGGCGATAGATCAGAAGAAAATTCATTTATAGCTTTCCAATTGAATAGATAAGGAA
It contains:
- the LOC130994498 gene encoding late blight resistance protein R1-A-like, whose product is MAAYGALVSLMHIIDRIENHPSPPISIDRQQVESLTENVTFLQDFLDGYISPVVDDHEADPLERRIADAVFAAEDVIESQIVLQIDNQSTIIGKIAQAIEEINFYHDLQQVIEEMDLIKREAMEIATAADQLQRKVSSTHGGSSSTVKESIMVGFDEVLLQVLDELTGVQRSRQIIPIMGMGGIGKTTLARHVFQHAVVKKHFHICAWITISQTYNVRETLREVFSQASGDSGRDLSEGELGLKLYQYLWFRRYLIILDNMWSIEVWEKIRSSFPDCNNGSRIIVTTRLSNFTSQLGESYGVGMKFLDEGNSWDLFTKTVFGGESFPHELEDIGKNIVANCKGLPLSIATIGGLLAKSERTREYWVHIEQNLNSIVITNNDEFCLKILRMSYTYLPNYLKPCFLYLGVFEEDRRIRVSMLEKLWVSEGFLKPMSGKCLETIAEEYLKELVDRNLIIVDELGFRGNVKFCKIHDLLRDVCLKEVKKERFYHIIEKSPVVIYNQRRGVVFKKNAGSWVISEVSRSLSHARSIICDDEGKNFERPHNFRLLRTFKAYDRDTLNRYGDDGDHFLGDVFQLVNARHLAVRLYWESEFPSSINLLWNLYTLIVAFALVPLALHPHNLIAPIEIWKLHQLRHLECMGTGLILPDPPSEMVIMENLQTLKGVRNFYLNEEVVKRIPNLKKLHLIYHVEDVEGLSELKEMERANCLRYLEYLSKLENLYCRIGYRSDGKYLQRISFPHSLKKLNLSLNYDTELEEILEKLGWLPLLHKLVLHRGTFKTGKWDTIEGQFQSLKLLQLGWCYSLKKWTMAKSFHFPVLQELRLRDMIGLEEIPSEVGYIPTLKSITLEYCSELVVESAKKIAEEQEDFQGNQLDLHVRVVVSKRRHKRLRSLASPNFEVTVRG